One part of the Vicia villosa cultivar HV-30 ecotype Madison, WI unplaced genomic scaffold, Vvil1.0 ctg.000359F_1_1, whole genome shotgun sequence genome encodes these proteins:
- the LOC131627358 gene encoding uncharacterized protein LOC131627358, which translates to MNALLRKAQAFIAFEEGEAAAIKASRGNDVARSSNLDNSGSRRGYEKRRDERSHDAKERRGPAGRFSDYTPLNASREKILAECKSTEFKNFTIRPPKSNPTRPGTDKSKYCKYHKSHGHLTDECIHLKDAIETLIKEGRLSKYTKKGEPPRREAPRNSDEGNSPDSRPLQVALSVTRPEDFIPSVRVTTAFSTWEGFPTAMVISNGGEPGSLTISSVKRKFDELISANSDLGPTLQKFKGKSDPITFYLEELPDGAPNATIPLLVRARMANFDVRRVLVDEGSSVDIMYSHLFQTLQLDNSHLTPYVGSDLQGFNGATTKPWGYVELIVTFGEGEASRQVKTRFLVIDCKTLYNCIIGRPTLAKLTAVPSTVHLKMKFYTKRGRVATVNADIEASRRIFDASVKGLQLIAPPSSSNKKPRAEGRRQASSGRSASADQRHFSRPRRSFHRRRAEEW; encoded by the coding sequence ATGAACGCCCTCCTCCGCAAGGCCCAAGCCTTCATCGCTTTCGAGGAAGGCGAAGCAGCTGCGATCAAAGCTTCGAGGGGCAATGATGTTGCCCGTAGCTCGAACCTCGACAATTCGGGCTCGCGCCGAGGATATGAGAAAAGAAGAGACGAAAGGTCCCACGACGCCAAAGAGCGCCGAGGACCAGCTGGTCGATTCAGCGACTATACCCCTCTAAACGCCTCACGTGAGAAAATCCTGGCCGAGTGCAAAAGCACCGAATTCAAGAACTTTACCATCCGGCCCCCGAAGTCGAACCCCACCAGACCGGGGACCGACAAATCTAAATACTGCAAATACCACAAGAGTCATGGGCATCTAACTGATgaatgcatacatctcaaagacGCCATCGAGACTCTGATTAAAGAGGGCCGCCTATCAAAATACACGAAGAAGGGAGAACCTCCCCGAAGAGAAGCCCCTCGGAACTCGGACGAGGGCAACTCGCCAGATAGTAGACCACTACAAGTAGCGCTGTCTGTCACCCGACCAGAAGACTTCATTCCTTCAGTCAGAGTGACAACCGCCTTCAGCACGTGGGAAGGGTTCCCGACCGCGATGGTCATATCCAACGGCGGGGAGCCCGGCTCCCTCACCATCAGCTCGgtgaagagaaagttcgatgagtTAATTAGCGCCAACTCGGATCTCGGCCCTACCCTACAGAAATTCAAAGGGAAATCAGACCCGATCACTTTCTATTTGGAAGAACTGCCCGACGGAGCTCCGAACGCCACGATCCCCCTACTCGTCCGAGCAAGGATGGCGAACTTTGACGTCCGACGAGTCCTAGTTGACGAGGGGAGCtcagtcgacatcatgtactcccaccttTTCCAGACCCTCCAGCTAGACAACTCGCACCTCACTCCTTATGTGGGATCCGACCTCCAGGGTTTCAACGGGGCCACCACCAAACCTTGGGGTTatgtcgagctgattgtcacctttgGGGAAGGGGAAGCTTCCAGACAGGTCAAGACgagattcttggtgatcgactgcaagacCCTCTATAACTGCATCATTGGGCGCCCTACTCTGGCCAAACTCACTGCCGTTCCCTCAACCGTGCATTTGAAGATGAAATTCTACACAAAAAGAGGACGAGTAGCCACCGTCAACGCCGACATCGAAGCCTCCAGAAGGATCTTCGACGCCTCTGTAAAAGGGTTGCAATTAATCGCCCCTCCATCCAGCTCCAACAAGAAGCCAAGGGCCGAAGGCCGAAGGCAAGCATCCTCGGGAAGATCAGCATCAGCCGACCAACGTCATTTCAGTCGACCTCGACGCTCGTTTCACAGAAGAAGAGCTGAAGAATGGTGA